One Microcebus murinus isolate Inina chromosome 7, M.murinus_Inina_mat1.0, whole genome shotgun sequence genomic region harbors:
- the TP53INP1 gene encoding tumor protein p53-inducible nuclear protein 1 isoform X1, whose amino-acid sequence MFQRLNKMFVGEVNTTSNQEPEFSEKEDDEWILVDFIDTCTGFSAEEEEDDDDGISEESPTEHPSVFSCLPASLECLADTSDSCFLQFESCPMEESWFITPPPCFTAGGLTTIKVETSPMENLLIEHPSMSVYAVHNSCPGLSEANCGPDELHSPSSPRVEAQNEMGQHIHCYVAALTAHTTFLEQPKSFRPSQWIKEHSERQSLNRNSLRRQNLTRDCHSRQVKHNGWVVHQPCPRQYNY is encoded by the exons ATGTTCCAGAGGCTGAATAAAATGTTTGTGGGTGAAGTCAATACTACTTCCAACCAAGAACCAGAATTTAGTGAGAAAGAAGACGATGAATGGATTCTTGTTGACTTCATAG ATACTTGCACTGGCTTCTcagcagaagaggaggaagacgACGATGACGGCATCAGTGAAGAGTCACCTACTGAACACCCTTCAGTCTTTTCCTGTTTACCTGCGTCTCTTGAGTGCTTGGCTGATACAAGTGATTCCTGCTTCCTCCAGTTCGAGTCCTGTCCAATGGAGGAGAGCTGGTTTATCACCCCTCCCCCGTGTTTTACTGCAGGTGGATTAACCACTATCAAGGTGGAAACAAGTCCTATGGAAAACCTTCTCATTGAACATCCCAGCATGTCTGTGTATGCTGTGCATAACTCCTGCCCTGGTCTCAGTGAGGCCAACTGTGGGCCTGATGAACTTCATAGCCCAAGTAGTCCCAG agtGGAAGCTCAAAATGAAATGGGGCAGCACATTCATTGCTATGTTGCAGCTCTTACTGCTCACACAACTTTTCTGGAACAACCCAAGAGCTTTCGCCCTTCGCAGTGGATAAAAGAACATAGTGAAAGACAGTCTCTTAACAGAAATAGCCTTCGTCGCCAAAATCTTACCAGGGATTGCCACTCTCGGCAAGTCAAGCACAATGGCTGGGTTGTTCATCAGCCCTGCCCGCGTCAGTACAATTACTAA
- the TP53INP1 gene encoding tumor protein p53-inducible nuclear protein 1 isoform X2, with protein sequence MFQRLNKMFVGEVNTTSNQEPEFSEKEDDEWILVDFIDTCTGFSAEEEEDDDDGISEESPTEHPSVFSCLPASLECLADTSDSCFLQFESCPMEESWFITPPPCFTAGGLTTIKVETSPMENLLIEHPSMSVYAVHNSCPGLSEANCGPDELHSPSSPRARKSCL encoded by the exons ATGTTCCAGAGGCTGAATAAAATGTTTGTGGGTGAAGTCAATACTACTTCCAACCAAGAACCAGAATTTAGTGAGAAAGAAGACGATGAATGGATTCTTGTTGACTTCATAG ATACTTGCACTGGCTTCTcagcagaagaggaggaagacgACGATGACGGCATCAGTGAAGAGTCACCTACTGAACACCCTTCAGTCTTTTCCTGTTTACCTGCGTCTCTTGAGTGCTTGGCTGATACAAGTGATTCCTGCTTCCTCCAGTTCGAGTCCTGTCCAATGGAGGAGAGCTGGTTTATCACCCCTCCCCCGTGTTTTACTGCAGGTGGATTAACCACTATCAAGGTGGAAACAAGTCCTATGGAAAACCTTCTCATTGAACATCCCAGCATGTCTGTGTATGCTGTGCATAACTCCTGCCCTGGTCTCAGTGAGGCCAACTGTGGGCCTGATGAACTTCATAGCCCAAGTAGTCCCAG GGCCAGGAAAAGCTGCTTATAG